The sequence ttgcatcatccagatttggattcagcaccctcgaaatagagtaaaaccatcaaaaaaacattgggtggacggtaaaacaaggttcagcctctggcacccagactaacAGACTGCTTGTTCTTGTCCTTGCAACATGCACGGGTACTGCGTatgatttattcaaattcatgaattctttcgtcgagttgtttttattgcaactgattgaaaatttaCATCAACGTAGGGCATTTTTTtccagttgcaatgaaaataacTGCACGCAAGCAGGCAAGAACTCATTAATTTAGTCATGAACAAACCAGTAGGAGAGGTTCGAGTAGACGAATTAAATCATCGATTCGTTTAACAGAACATCATTTATGTGGGTGTGTCCGATGTCACTGTTTCGCGAGAGCAAGAGGAAAGTCGAATTTCACATGCTaatgtcatattttcacttcaacCATAatagatttgaatgaaatacatttaCACGTATTATTGTCATGACATTTCCCCCTTGACTTTGTAATGCACGGTATTCTGTTTAGAGTAAGGCAATGTTAAACTGTTAATTATTGAAGTTCCGGTTCAATGACATTGATTATTTCCAGCAACATCATATATTATGTAAGTATACAAGTAACATGAGATGAATTTCAGAATGCTGGAGGCATATCtctaaaagcaaaaaaaaaaaaaaaaatgttacgaGTTTCCCATGAACATAAATGAATATGGCATTCCATGTGAAGTTTTGGAGtgaataaaaatgcaaaaccGAGGTAAGGAAAAGGACAGAGATATCTCTTGAGGCGAACCCTCTTTAGTTGAACATCACCTTTAGGCAAACTCTATGGCATTTTGGTGTATCAATTATTATCAATTATTGGTTATTGATTATCGCAGAAAGTTAAACACATACGAACACATAATAATAGGGACATTTTTATTTCCTTAGAACTGCCCGATCTTGCCATAAATCAGCCTTAAAATAATGTACCAGTGTGACATGACCATAAATTAACCCTGCAGGGCTTTCTGTGACTTCCCTGGCACACGGTGTGGACAAGAGACCGTCCGGCTACATGGTCACCGGCAGAGCCGTTGACATCGTTCACTACTTGAGCATTCCACTGGACTGCATTAAGAGTGTAGAGCTGGACGTCTCTGTTGGCGTAGCGGCCCAGGCCGCTGTCCGCGGGAAGATACCATGCTGCCTGCTCTCTGCCCTCTCCTGCTTTGGGGTAcgctttgatttttttaaattctttcttcttttttttttgaaaatttctttgttgtttgtattgtgcagcaagataaaaacaatacataTCAGTGAGGAAATTAGTatacaaatatcgactgctgCAGAGGGagatggtaaaactatttgcaccGAGGTGATGTCTCAACAGTGCtatgtcccgagacgaagtcgagggacatgGCACTGTTTAGATATCACCGAGgtcaaatagttttaccatggcccgaaagaaagcagtcgatatttgttttatatccctctcgAGCGTTATACTAGAGTAATGACGGTTCCCTTTTGGAAACGTGTGCAGGTTTCGTGAACGataaatctaacgttaggccgtaGCAGTGCAGCAGCAGTGCGTGCAGCGCATACCGAACTACACCGCTGCGCTGTTGTTGATTCTTACACACGAGCTACACTACAGCGTGCAAAACTCCGAAAGATCGAGGAGGTCCAGGACTACGTTAGATTTCAGAAGTAAGCCTAAAGCGGCTTCGTTACccagatcatcttcaaaatcgGTATACTAGTAATTCGTACCAGATATGGTGTCCTCCTGCGATCATTCTTCCGTTACTTGAAGCAGTCACTTTGTCAATTGAGCTGAATGCATTGATCACACGTCCACTAACGTTACACACCCACGCCATGTCATCGCACCACAGATTTCTGTAAAATGCTGTCGCACACCGCGCGCTCCGCGCTCTCTAGCTCTTagcgctagctagctagctacaagCCACAGGACTGTCGCTCAAAAGTATCGCTACTACGCACACTGCgtacattcttaagtgagaaaTGTCGATATCGCTCCGCGCTCTCTAGCTCTTagcgctagctagctagctacaagCCACAGGACTGTCGCTCAAAAGTATCGCTACTACGCGCACTGCgtacattcttaagtgagaaaTGTAGATATCGATCACACGATCACAATTGGGTGCAAATCGTGGATTCCCAAAAGTACTATATCACGCTGGCTAGTAACCAATTGCACCGCATCCAGCTGCTCGTAGCTAGCTAGTAGAACTACACCATGTTCGTGCTCTGTACAATCCTATGGCAAGAAGCTTTACATGAGGGATATAATAGGGATTACTTACACAAAGTACTTTTGGAACATTCCAACACACCCGTGGCAATGGCCGAGGATGTTTGAACTATTTCAAAGGTCCTTCTGTGGGTAATTATGGTAATGTCTAAGCAAAATAGTGtgtattatttgctttataaaaTTCTGAAACAGATCCTTGTCGTCAAAAGCATTTCAAAGGTAGCCGTTTTAATTTTAAGCCGTGAAAGCCATTTTCGCCTGTTAATAAACAAGATTTAACGAAGAAACATCACCCAGTCACCATTGCAACGTGAAAGCGCTAATGACCGGCCATTATACTGTATTCATGACAGCAGGTCATAAGCAGAATCAATTACTAAGTACGTGATGGGCAAAAAATGCATGTCACGTGTACGCTCTCTATAACAATCCTTTGATTAGGATCTGTTTCATTATCTTATAGGTGTAATGTAGTCCCTCGAGAGCAATTCTTATGTGTAGTTTAAAGGATAATTCCGGACTACTCAAAAGTTGGCCTTAAAAGAAACAGGAAAGTTTTGCATTCACAACACGGAATACGTGAGAGAATGTTTCAGTATGAATTATTGGAGTGCCTTGCAGTACAGTGAAGAGAGGTGAAGATAAATCATTAACTGTATTGTAAACCAAATTGCTGACTTAGCGTCAATTTCACTCCCGACTCGTCCTACGATCCATCCCCAGTTAGCATGAAGCGGATCATAATGCATGTTCATAAAATCCTTAGAACAGATAGTAACTGTCCAAATTATGTTTCACAGCTGTAACAGTTCTTGGCAAGTTTTGCAGACACTAAAAGTTGAGCTAGCGCCCTGACATTTTAATCTAACCCGGGAGGTGGGGGAGACCGAGATCCCCCACCCTTTCCCAGACATGCCAGAGCTATCTGTTCATTCAATGTTCCTCTGTAttcattttgattaaatttcttCCGGCGCGCTGCTGGTAGCTTCTTGaagtgaaataataataataataataataaaaataataataataataataataataataaaaataataataataataataataataataaaaataataataatgataataataacaataataaaaataataataacaataataataataataataataacaataataatcaccaccatcatcttATAACGTATATTTATTTTGCGCAgctaaaatgataataatactctACTTCGCATTAAAAATTAACATACATAATTCAAACACAGAATACTTATACTTCAAAAGATGACCTTAACCTGACTTTTAACTCGTTAATTGTAGCTGCCTGccttacaaacaaagggagGATTAACCATCTTGGCTGAGTTTCCCTATGATATTGGCCAAAGTAACCGTggtattttgcttgttttttgctttgttttattttttgtttttgttactgtAAATTTTGCACATCCAGATGGAGGCATGCCTGGAACACTGGACCGGTCTGCCGTCAGGCGTGGCCAGCGCCACCAACATTCGCACCCTGAACTTGGGCGTGACGCTTCCGCCGTGGGGTCATCGCTACATGATGCAGTTGCACCTGAATGCGGGCGCTCCCCTGGCCCTCGTCAAGGATTACATCGTTGCCTTCAATCGTTTCTCGCCCGCCATGGCTACCAATGCACAAAACCCGGTCTTCTAGTCATCTCACCCACAAAAACCAACCAGGCCAGCATCATCTTTACATACATGTGCTATTGGTATAATTATAGGCTTCCAAGTTTTTCCCTGTTCATTCCTCCAGGCCTCAGATGTCTGTTCATGACCGCCAAGAATGCgccagtacgcgcggtttcttTTTTGTCGAATGGGCTCTCTgctttaccccctcccccacccccacccccaaatcCCCAAGTCTGGTACCTTGCCATCGTGggatttttattgtttcttggtaAACTTGGTTTTCTACGGAAGCTTAaaagtgccaaccagatgacgagATATGAAGACGAGAAGACACGTTAAATACCGAGAAGCCGAGTTTCTGGGACTCGGCAAATCGACTTATTTAGgtcaagaagacatgataatgAGTTGTtggaactcggcaagtcgacttattcgggacaagaagtcaaaatGACAAGTTCTTGAAACTCGGCAAATCGACTTGTTTAGAACAAGAAAACAAGATgccgagttgttgaaactcggcaagtcaaCTTATTTTggaaaagaagacaagatgTTGAGTTTTAGGAACTTGGAAAGttgacttgtttgggacaagaagacatgatgaTGAGTttttgaaactcggcaagtcgacttgtttgggacaagaagtcaagctGACAAATTGTTAAAACTCGGCAAGTCGCTTTGGTTAGACCAAGAGAACAAGATgccgagttgttgaaactcggcaagtcaacttattttggacaagaagacaagatgtgGAGTTGCTGGAACTTGACAAGTGGACTTGTTTTGGGATaagaagacatgataataaGTTGTTGAAACTGAGATAGTCAATTTGTTTGGGAcgagaagtcaagatgacaatttgttgttgaaactcggcaagtcgacttgttcaGAACAAGATGAAGAGTTGTTAGAACTCGATCAGAGAGTCGACTTGTTTGGCtggaaaattgacttgtttgggacaagaagacaaagaTTTCGATTTCTTTGAACCCGGCAAGTGGTCTTGGTTGgaacaagaagtcaagatgatgAGTTGTTGGAACGTGGCAACTCGACTTGTTAAGTTCCAACAACTCATcattttgtcttcttgtcccataCAAGTCGACTTGTCGAGTTCCAACAACTTGTTATCATGtattcttgtcccaaacaagtcaacttaccgagtttcaacaactcgttattatgtctttttgtcccaaacaagtcgacttgccgagtttgatcaacttgtcatcttgacttcttgttccaagcaagtcgacattcccagtttcaacaactcgttatcatgtcttcttgtcccaaacaagtcgactttccgagtttcaacaactcgttatcatgtctttttgtcccaaacaagtcgacttacTGAGTTTCAATAACCTGTCATCTTGACTttttgtcccaagcaagtcgatattccgagtttcaacaacacgttatcatgtcttcttgtcccaaacaagtcgactttccgagctCCAAGAACTCGTCATCTTGTATttttgtccaaagcaagtcgacttgccgagtttcggCAGCTTATCATCTCGTCTTCTCGTCCAAAACAAATCGACTCAACAACTCGGCTTCATGTCTTCTTGACCTAAACAAGTCGACGTGCCGAGTTCCAATAACTCGGCTTCTCGGTATTTAAcctgtcttctcgtcttcttatctcgTCATCTCGTTGGCACCTTTAAGCTTCCGTAGTTTTCACTTTTGACCGCGCGTCATCGATTTGTGTTACAATGCATTTTTATCTTGAATCACGCACTGTGCTCTGTATCCACATGGAGCACGCACAACCAGTGACTCCCCGACTCACCTATGTAGGCAGCTGAAAATTATTCAGAAAATTATTCAGACACGCATCGTATTGGAATAAAAACGAACTTTGTTCGATATCGATGAGCGTTGAAGTGGTATCGTAATGCAATACCCGGGCTTCTTCAAATAAGTCAGTGTTCGACAGTTGTTGAAATCGTGACATCGCTAAACAGTTGTTAGTTTTGGGCTTGCGTgtgcatgatttcatgggtttgttgaaGGGAAAACGTGGAGAAAGAAGGTGGCTTCAAAATTGTTTGCCTGCCCGattcgggcaagcatttttcTCCTTGTTCAGAACAGTCTTGTACGACTTAgattttcacttgcccgagCAATCGGGAAGTGCTTATGTCCGCCCTGATATTAGACCTTACCACGGTCTAGATAGGACTTCACAGCATTCAAAGCTCgcagtacctccttggtctgaccGGTTTGAGATCAGTAACTAGGCAGGCGCAATGGCCTGATAGCTATCATAGCAGATGTCAATTACGGAAGTTTTACGAGCGTGTGCACGCTGGTGAAGCAGTGATGTAATACTTGTGAAAACACCGAACCTTGTCGATGtcgagattccactccttctcttcccacctccctggttagaaTCTCGCAAGTCGTGCAGTATTACAGTATCGGGCGCAAACGTAAACAAACACATGTGGTTATGCAAAGCATGGCAAGTACGAGTAGTTCACGTCTATATTCCTACGCCAATGAAAGCACTTCCATGACTTGGCTTCACGTAACAggccaggggggtgtttcataaagctgttcgtaaagttacgaacaacttacgagcgactggtgatcagttcttgtgctgaattatggaaattctgataagtatagcacatcagagaactgatcaccagtcgctcgtaagttgttcgtaactttacgaacagctttatgaaaaaGGGCCCAGGCATGCAGGCAGTGAGGATGGTGGTGCGGCGAGCGGCTACCAATGCGGATCGGAGCAGTAGAGCCACTTCACCGCGGATTAATACAAGTACATATTGCATGCGAGCGATCGCGAGCTACGAGACTGGGCTGCTCAAGTTGTATATCGATCCTCGTTTTAAAATCTCTCCTACTTTGATATTCGCCATTTTTCTGCTTGTTATTGTCAACATCACCATGTCTTAGATTATCAATCCTGTCACGGACATCCCCTGTTAAACGCTTTATATGACCAGCGAAACTTGAACGTGCTAACTAGTAACAGTACAACAcgtaagaaaaataagattaccTAAGTAGCTTAAATTCCTGAATACTgacgaaaatatctgtaagaattacaaaaaaaaaaaaaatcgagagagaaatgtttcttcattACTATTTAACCATGAAAAGttatatttcattcaattcGACCTGTacataaggaaataaaatgcaaaagaatCAGGTTGTACCTCCGTTAACATTATACACACATTCACCGGGCAGAGTCCGCAaatccagtgcgtgacgtcaggCGAAACGGGCATCTTTCCTGACGAATTGGCCCTTGTCAGGCTCCAGAAAACCGCAGTTTTTCGTGAGCGTTTACTTATTTCTAGTAACGCGAAAGTGAGGTAACAAAATTCCATTGCCTTCTATGTCTTCTGAGCTTTCTAATGATGCCTAAATTGCAGAATTTAATGATCTCTTTGAATATCTACTTTAACACAAGACCAACGAAACAGTATAGAATACTGACAAACGATGCATTCATCTCAAAGTATTATACATggatatttttatttattattctttctttttttgcatgcCGATATTCAAAAGTGTCATCTGGTCATATTCCTGGTGTATCGAGCATTCtttgtgatgtacaatcttAGCATGTGCCTTCACGTATAGTCGTTGATTTATTACATGATTTCTAGAAATAATTTTCTTGTCCATTAGAGCTTTATTGATGCGTGGCGTGACCCTTTTCTTTCCCCCAATCGTAGataaaatcagaaaatggtGAAATATGTCACAAGTATGATATACACAAACGGTCAGCAACATTCCTGAGGTGTGCGACGGAGTAACAGCCAATAGTAACTGCCACAGATTGCATTACATGGAACTGGTTCAATTCATTGAATGTGCTGAatgcctggaaaaaaaaaagcctttgcTCAAATAGACTAAACTTTCAACTGCGGTCTTCTTAGATAAGTTGCTGAAAGAAGAATTAGCCAGAAATTCAGCTAATCACAGATAATTCTGCAAAATTCGAACAAATGATGATAAGAAAGAAAGTTTTTGATTCATGCAGAACAATAATAGGACGAAAAGAAAAACGCAATGAAAGAATTCTTGATCTTGTAAATACCTCTACATGTATTATGATAGATTTCATTATTCAGTTTTTCGAGATTTTATCGTAGTTGATCATTTCGCACtcgctctttctttttttgcgctATTTCATATCCCAACTTATGTCGACAACAGTTTGCGTTCGCAAATTTTGAAAAGATTAGATGCAACACAGACGACAAACTTGTAGTAAAATCCGAGTGCTTCGTCAGCTTTGATTCAAATTCTATTTCAATGCAGCGTTGATTTATAATGGTATAGTATTCAATGATCATTTCAATGATGATTTCTGCCTACAAGTACTTTTGATGTTTTCACAAGTTCtgtgtttttttccctctcGAAAGTTAAACGTAAGTTGCACATAATTATCAATACTCTGATAATTCTTTTATCGTAGTACCGAAATTCTCTTTTGGAAGATATTAGTTTTCTTTGTGCAATTAGAGCAGTGAATCATATAAACCAACAGTATAGATATTATTGTTTTCGCAGTCTACAGCATCATTGCAAGTCGTTTACATTATTTAACGCATACCTGTACTCTTCATGTACAATACTACGTGGGTATATTTAACACACACTTGCAGATGCTGTGTTCGGAACGCACtagtagtacagtgtatacagccTTACCACTGAATGCTGAATTAAAGGGCGTCCTCATGgataatgattttctttttctttttagtcttgtaactttttgtgaacttcttttttcttttaaacgtCTATACGTGGTCATGACTGTTTCACCATGGGACGTAAGCAAGTAGCAAGCGAATCGAAATAAATTACATCCGTGCGCTTTAATTCAATGTCATGGCAACTCTGTGTATTTTGTTGGGTCGTGTAGTCGCGTGGAAGCAGAGATCTTCATTCTGTGTCGCAAAGtgagaagagagggagagatgttTCGATCTGCAGAGTTGGTGTAGATTAATTGTGTCGGTAGAGCTGATGATAAAATTTAACAAtcattcattccattttctCTATCACTCTTTTACACAGAGACACTCACATGATTATGTCGCTGTATGTATTGTAATTTAATCGTCTGCGTACCTGTTTACGCTATTTTTCCAAGCCGCAATATCTGAGATGTATAGTATTaaagtttcattttgttattttttctttttaaggcaATTTGCTTAGTCTTGTTAGTTCAGCAATTGCATGTCAGTTATAATTGTTTATGAGGAGACTGCGAAGCACAAGCTCtggtttttgtcgagcccaccggaggtgaggggagactaagcgCTATGTAAAGGGATCGGCTGCGGCGCCCGTCCGTCGTCTATCCGTAACGCTACagaaaacttgaataactctgtactctgggcttcaatttgaataaaacttggagggaagtgTGGTCATACAAAATTTTACCTTTTATCAagtatgaaggtcacctcaaggttaAAGgccacaggcaggggtcaatgaacttttagggcctaatgttaagtttttagggtgcgtttcgattatggACCATAGCTTTTGATCCGTAAGtctatttgtgaccaaacttggatggtagatgtaccttggggagttgatggtcaccacaaggtcaaaggtcacaggcggGGGTCAATGAACCTTTAGGGTTCAATGTACTGTGCATTTAATCATGACTCCTAACTTTTGATCCTTGGTCCATTTgtgaacacaaaaaaaaagtgttgtacGTTtgtgggcgagacacattacgacacttgccttgtttttagCATAATCCTCTATTTCCACTGAATTTTGCTTCGGTAATACAAGTCACATAAGAATTTAGTTGTTTTCAATtcacagtccccccccccccccttgataaCAATGTTGTATTGATTTAAAGTAATTATGTAAATTGAAATGTCTATAGCTGGGATTACATTTCTTATCCTgatattaaataaaataaattcacttcaatttatttattttcatacttctcatctATGTATATTACAACAGAAAATATaatacaagttcttttaccttgtaaacaatgtgcaaagacaaacaatatacatagtAATAAGACAGCAATTgaaatgataactggtcaaaatcgaaattgggttgaacaaagagaagtatgacgggacctacatgaaagcaagcttgtttggctgtaagccccgagtaatcagtgtttgtgaaaaagaaacggagaacggatagaaggtACGACCAGGCGATTTAAGGGTACCAAAT comes from Diadema setosum chromosome 17, eeDiaSeto1, whole genome shotgun sequence and encodes:
- the LOC140240359 gene encoding uncharacterized protein translates to MTSLSSSEIQLIEHSGMTSGTTYVFDPASQAVVNSFPAVHKSHTQLLQVINETSSGVASSTEHGRTAIRDGLTYDQFMAGLLYNEETMLVNSYLYFDNVVFLPEAGSTPRANIAQGRAFLTNHRLLLLSAELYQGLSVTSLAHGVDKRPSGYMVTGRAVDIVHYLSIPLDCIKSVELDVSVGVAAQAAVRGKIPCCLLSALSCFGMEACLEHWTGLPSGVASATNIRTLNLGVTLPPWGHRYMMQLHLNAGAPLALVKDYIVAFNRFSPAMATNAQNPVF